Proteins encoded in a region of the Drosophila sechellia strain sech25 chromosome 2L, ASM438219v1, whole genome shotgun sequence genome:
- the LOC6620235 gene encoding mitochondrial import inner membrane translocase subunit Tim23 — protein MSDNFSRTPFSEGHAPSHEEALKPHYTTTTGSFSRTPVSPYLNYDSRYLQQAQPEFIFPEGANKQRGRFELAFSQIGTSVMIGGGIGGLAGVYNGLKVTKALDQKGKVRRTQLLNHIMKQGSGTANTLGTLTVLYSACGVLLQFFRGEDDHVNTVIAGSATGLLYKSTAGLRTCAFGGAIGLGISSLYCLYLIAQENSSNSSPKYL, from the exons ATGAGTGACAACTTTTCAAGAACACCATTTTCTGAAGGGCACGCTCCAAGCC ATGAAGAAGCATTAAAACCCCACTACACTACCACTACGGGTTCTTTTAGTAGAACTCCGGTCTCGCCGTATCTCAACTATGATTCGCGATATCTGCAACAAGCACAGCCAGAGTTCATTTTTCCCGAAGGGGCCAACAAGCAGCGTGGACGCTTCGAGTTGGCCTTCTCACAGATAGGCACTTCGGTAATGATTGGCGGTGGAATTGGTGGCCTAGCAGGTGTTTATAATGGTTTAAAAGTCACAAAAGCACTCGATCAGAAGGGAAAAGTTCGTCGAACACA GTTACTTAATCACATTATGAAGCAAGGTTCCGGCACAGCTAACACATTGGGCACATTGACGGTGCTGTATTCGGCTTGTGGAGTTTTGCTGCAGTTTTTCCGCGGAGAAGATGATCATGTAAACACAGTAATTGCGGGCTCTGCCACAGGACTGCTATACAAGTCAACAG CTGGTCTTAGGACGTGTGCTTTTGGTGGAGCTATTGGGCTGGGCATCTCGTCGCTCTATTGCTTATACCTAATAGCACAAGAAAACAGTTCGAACTCAAGTCCCAAGTACCTATAA
- the LOC116802283 gene encoding thyrostimulin beta-5 subunit — MLADSATLTLVIFVGTSVVLISVSSSSSSEIKPMNNGHIVTPLGCHRRVYTYKVTQSDLQGHECWDYVSVWSCWGRCDSSEISDWKFPYKRSFHPVCVHAQRQLVVAILKNCHPKAKDSVSKYQYMEAVNCHCQTCSTQDTSCEAPANNEMAGGSRAIMVGADTKNLDY; from the exons ATGTTGGCGGATAGTGCAACTCT GACTTTAGTCATCTTTGTGGGTACGTCTGTAGTGCTTATTTCGGTTTCGTCTTCAAGTTCGTCGGAAATTAAACCGATGAACAACGGACATATTGTGACGCCTTTGGGATGCCACCGTCGTGTATACACGTATAAAGTGACACAGTCTGATCTTCAAGGACACGAGTGTTGGGACTATGTAAGCGTTTGGTCGTGTTGGGGACGATGCGACTCAAGCGAAATTTCCGATTGGAAGTTTCCTTACAAGCGTTCGTTCCATCCTGTTTGTGTCCACGCCCAGCGGCAGCTGGTAGTAGCTATCCTGAAGAATTGTCACCCTAAAGCAAAGGACAGCGTAAGCAAGTACCAGTACATGGAGGCAGTGAACTGTCACTGCCAGACATGCTCCACACAGGACACCAGCTGCGAAGCTCCGGCCAATAATGAAATGGCTGGGGGCAGCAGGGCAATCATGGTAGGCGCCGATACCAAAAACTTGGACTATTAG